A genomic region of Caldicellulosiruptor acetigenus contains the following coding sequences:
- a CDS encoding single-stranded DNA-binding protein — MSQNPLDNNRVYLCGKVVTPLNFSHESFGEKFFTFKLEVPRLSQQKDILIVTVSDRLLINVNLEEGSLAEVLGQFRSYNNPSNVGNRLILTVFARDIKNVESIDPSKNINEIFLNGYVCKKPQYRTTPLGREITDILLAVNRLYGKSDYIPCIAWGRNARFASTFQIGDNIKIWGRVQSRDYQKKLEDGRVEIRTAYEVSIFKLERVEKSENVS, encoded by the coding sequence ATGTCTCAAAATCCTTTGGATAACAACAGAGTTTACTTATGTGGAAAGGTTGTTACTCCACTTAATTTTAGTCATGAGAGTTTTGGTGAAAAATTTTTTACATTTAAGCTTGAAGTTCCCCGACTTTCTCAGCAAAAGGATATTTTAATTGTAACAGTTTCTGATAGACTTTTAATCAATGTAAATCTTGAAGAGGGAAGCTTGGCAGAAGTATTAGGACAGTTCAGGTCATACAATAATCCTTCAAATGTAGGTAACAGACTTATCTTAACAGTATTTGCAAGGGACATTAAAAATGTTGAGAGCATTGACCCTTCGAAGAATATCAATGAGATATTCTTAAATGGATATGTGTGCAAAAAACCTCAGTACCGTACCACGCCTTTAGGAAGAGAAATAACAGACATTTTGCTTGCTGTAAATAGACTTTATGGAAAGTCAGATTATATTCCCTGTATTGCTTGGGGGAGAAATGCACGTTTTGCCAGCACATTCCAAATAGGTGATAACATAAAAATATGGGGAAGAGTGCAAAGTAGAGATTATCAAAAGAAATTGGAAGATGGTAGAGTAGAGATAAGAACTGCTTACGAGGTCTCTATATTTAAGCTTGAAAGAGTAGAAAAGAGTGAGAATGTAAGCTAA
- the pgsA gene encoding CDP-diacylglycerol--glycerol-3-phosphate 3-phosphatidyltransferase: MLNLPNILTILRFILVPVFAAIFLSHLKYNYLIALSIFLLSGLTDVLDGFIARRYNMVTQFGKLFDPLADKLMILTVLWCLVLKEYIPSWVFYIVLAKEIFMIVGSALLYGKIKIVVSANIYGKLSTFLFYIAIVSLILRWQISFLTLILALIFAIFALVMYVSKYVNEYKRLKSTSRE; the protein is encoded by the coding sequence TTGTTGAATCTTCCAAATATTCTCACAATTTTAAGATTTATATTGGTACCAGTATTTGCTGCAATATTTCTTTCTCATCTGAAGTACAATTATCTGATAGCGCTAAGTATATTTTTATTATCAGGACTCACTGATGTTTTGGATGGTTTTATTGCACGAAGATACAATATGGTTACACAATTTGGAAAGCTATTTGACCCGCTTGCAGACAAGTTGATGATACTTACTGTCTTGTGGTGCCTTGTTTTAAAGGAATATATACCTTCATGGGTTTTTTATATTGTCCTTGCAAAAGAGATTTTTATGATAGTAGGTTCAGCTCTCTTATATGGGAAGATAAAAATAGTGGTTTCTGCTAATATCTATGGCAAGCTTTCTACTTTTTTGTTTTACATAGCCATTGTCTCGTTAATCTTGAGATGGCAGATATCCTTTCTTACACTCATATTGGCTCTAATTTTTGCTATTTTTGCACTTGTGATGTATGTATCAAAATATGTAAATGAATATAAAAGACTCAAAAGCACCTCCCGTGAATAA
- a CDS encoding phage holin family protein, with amino-acid sequence MSEKTEKRYASWLGIIVRFVVASFMMLLMQLIYPNFVFSNWMIGIALIVAISVITYIIERITTLYRTPIGRGIIAFLVTFAILYFGNMSVPGIKVPIIANLITSFVVGMFDIFLPDRVF; translated from the coding sequence ATGAGTGAAAAAACTGAAAAAAGGTATGCAAGCTGGCTTGGTATAATTGTGAGATTTGTTGTTGCTTCTTTTATGATGCTTTTGATGCAGCTCATCTACCCTAACTTTGTATTCAGCAATTGGATGATAGGAATAGCTTTAATTGTAGCAATATCTGTGATAACATATATAATTGAGAGAATAACAACACTTTATAGAACCCCTATAGGAAGAGGAATAATTGCTTTTTTGGTAACTTTTGCTATTTTGTATTTTGGTAATATGTCAGTACCAGGTATTAAAGTACCCATTATAGCTAACTTGATTACCTCTTTTGTTGTAGGGATGTTTGATATATTTTTGCCAGATAGAGTATTTTAA
- a CDS encoding AIR synthase family protein → MDIGKVPVEILQKHVFSNLRTNKNILLLPNIGEDCAAVDIEGEIAVLTTDPITAGDSMSGFLSVVVACNDLAAAGAQPLGVLTTVLLPPGSDEDEFANILSQIRYACDKLNVILLGGHSEVTTAVTRPLIVSTGFGKVKKELLISTGGAKPGDKIVITKTIGLEGTFILYNKYKEKLKDILNSHEEKEIESFVEKLSVVKEGMIAREYASSMHDITEGGLFGAIYEVCRASSKGAVIYENMINLSSAVQKVCAFFNLNPYKLISSGSMLITTSKADELVTKLLESDIECCIVGEIVEKPSIEFVSKSGEKTYINDLPIDEIYKVV, encoded by the coding sequence TTGGATATAGGGAAGGTACCCGTAGAGATACTGCAGAAGCATGTCTTTAGCAACTTAAGGACCAATAAAAATATCTTATTGCTTCCTAATATTGGAGAAGATTGTGCTGCTGTGGATATCGAAGGAGAAATAGCTGTTCTTACCACCGACCCAATTACAGCAGGCGACAGTATGAGTGGTTTTTTGTCGGTGGTTGTTGCCTGTAACGATTTGGCGGCAGCTGGAGCACAGCCACTTGGGGTACTTACTACTGTGCTTCTTCCTCCCGGAAGTGATGAGGATGAATTTGCAAATATATTGAGTCAAATAAGATATGCTTGCGATAAATTAAATGTGATTCTTTTGGGCGGACATAGCGAAGTGACAACTGCAGTTACAAGACCATTGATTGTTTCAACTGGTTTTGGAAAGGTAAAAAAAGAGCTTCTTATCTCTACAGGGGGAGCAAAACCGGGTGATAAAATTGTTATCACAAAAACAATAGGTTTAGAAGGTACTTTTATTTTATATAACAAATATAAAGAAAAACTGAAAGATATATTAAATAGCCACGAAGAAAAAGAAATAGAAAGCTTTGTAGAAAAATTAAGTGTTGTAAAGGAAGGGATGATAGCAAGAGAATATGCCTCCAGTATGCATGATATTACAGAAGGCGGACTTTTTGGAGCTATATATGAGGTGTGCAGAGCATCAAGTAAAGGTGCAGTAATATATGAAAATATGATAAATCTCAGTAGTGCAGTTCAGAAAGTGTGCGCTTTTTTTAATTTAAATCCATATAAGCTTATCTCAAGTGGAAGTATGTTAATTACAACAAGTAAGGCAGATGAACTTGTAACAAAGCTTTTAGAAAGTGACATTGAATGCTGCATAGTTGGAGAAATTGTGGAAAAACCAAGTATAGAATTTGTTTCTAAAAGCGGAGAAAAAACTTATATAAATGATTTACCAATAGATGAAATATATAAAGTCGTGTAG
- a CDS encoding response regulator transcription factor, which produces MKILVIDDDVKICEVIKLYLEKEGFEVVVTHNGMDGIAMFKNEMPDLVILDIMLPKKDGYEVCRELRKISNIPIIMLTAKGETFDKVLGLELGADDYIVKPFDPKELIARIKAVLRRTQGEVNDEKVVVYPNLTVNLTTYEVKLEDKVIDMPPKEIELLYFLASHPNKVFTREQLLDHIWGYNFVGDTRTVDVHIKRIREKIEKDKYPWKIKTVWGVGYKFEI; this is translated from the coding sequence ATGAAAATCCTTGTCATTGATGATGATGTAAAGATATGTGAGGTAATAAAGCTCTACTTAGAAAAAGAAGGGTTTGAAGTGGTGGTTACTCACAATGGTATGGATGGAATTGCTATGTTCAAAAATGAAATGCCCGACCTTGTAATACTGGACATTATGCTGCCCAAAAAGGATGGATATGAAGTCTGTAGAGAACTCAGAAAGATTAGTAACATTCCAATTATAATGCTCACTGCAAAGGGCGAGACATTTGATAAGGTACTTGGATTGGAGTTGGGAGCAGATGACTACATTGTAAAACCGTTTGATCCAAAAGAACTAATTGCACGAATAAAAGCGGTGCTGCGAAGAACACAGGGTGAAGTCAATGATGAAAAGGTTGTTGTATATCCAAATCTGACAGTAAATCTCACTACATATGAGGTGAAACTTGAAGATAAAGTAATAGATATGCCGCCGAAAGAGATAGAGCTTTTGTATTTCTTAGCATCACATCCCAACAAAGTGTTCACAAGAGAGCAGCTTCTTGACCATATATGGGGTTACAACTTTGTTGGAGACACTCGAACAGTTGATGTACACATCAAGAGAATAAGAGAAAAGATTGAAAAGGACAAATATCCTTGGAAGATAAAGACTGTATGGGGTGTGGGTTATAAGTTTGAAATTTAG
- a CDS encoding sensor histidine kinase — translation MKSIYFKFVVTYTIIIAVGFLIFGTVLNNLTENYFVSQKQTQLVREAEKIATGLALWYITGFLEQDRLRFEIRFLRDYLNASILLINKNANVILNSDEQVYIDDLNLRKIRDKVFEGEIAVKKLLIGDMIKREYLVIGYPVVINNHVVSGLLLITSTDEIRQTLKMYNRIIWLITLFEVLVVLIITYALTQRIITPIKKLAQASRKIAEGDFSQKIPIPNNSDDEISELISSFNYMTEKLENLEMMRKSFISNVSHELRSPLTSIRGFVEGILDKTIPDDKRDFYLTLVKEEVIKLNNLINQLLELSRLEWGKINLNLSEFKIYSVIAEELIKFEKRIEEKEIDVTLQVDEELVVKADRDLISRVVHNLLDNAIKYNKVGGKIYIYSEVVNGKAYITIQDTGVGIPEKLQKLIWERFYKVDESRSLENGVGLGLSIVKEIIKLHKQNIWVESEEGVGSKFTFTLDLK, via the coding sequence TTGAAATCTATATATTTTAAATTTGTGGTGACATATACAATCATAATTGCAGTTGGATTTTTAATTTTTGGGACAGTGCTCAATAACCTGACAGAAAACTATTTTGTATCTCAAAAACAGACTCAGCTTGTTCGTGAAGCTGAAAAGATAGCAACTGGACTTGCTCTTTGGTATATAACAGGGTTTTTGGAACAGGATAGACTTAGGTTCGAGATTAGATTTTTACGAGATTATCTGAATGCTTCAATCCTATTGATAAACAAAAATGCAAATGTAATATTAAACTCGGATGAACAGGTGTATATAGATGATTTAAATCTAAGAAAGATAAGAGACAAGGTCTTTGAAGGCGAGATTGCTGTAAAAAAGCTTCTTATAGGGGATATGATAAAAAGAGAATATCTTGTGATAGGGTATCCAGTAGTGATAAATAACCATGTTGTGTCAGGGCTACTTCTTATCACCTCAACTGATGAAATAAGGCAGACGTTAAAGATGTACAACAGGATAATTTGGCTTATTACATTGTTCGAAGTTTTAGTTGTTTTGATAATAACATATGCACTGACTCAAAGGATTATCACTCCCATTAAAAAGCTTGCACAGGCTTCAAGAAAGATAGCTGAAGGTGATTTTTCACAAAAAATTCCTATTCCAAACAATAGTGATGACGAGATTAGCGAGCTTATCTCATCTTTTAATTATATGACCGAAAAATTAGAAAACTTGGAGATGATGCGAAAAAGTTTTATCTCGAATGTGTCACATGAGCTCAGGTCTCCTCTTACCTCTATAAGAGGATTTGTGGAAGGTATATTGGATAAGACCATTCCAGATGACAAAAGAGATTTTTATCTGACCCTTGTAAAAGAGGAAGTCATAAAGCTTAACAATTTGATTAATCAACTTTTAGAATTGTCAAGACTTGAGTGGGGGAAAATAAATCTTAATTTAAGCGAATTTAAGATTTATTCTGTGATTGCGGAGGAGCTAATTAAGTTTGAAAAGCGGATAGAAGAAAAAGAAATAGATGTAACTCTGCAAGTGGACGAAGAACTTGTTGTCAAGGCAGATAGGGATTTGATAAGCAGGGTTGTTCACAATCTTCTTGACAATGCTATAAAGTATAACAAGGTTGGCGGGAAGATTTATATATATTCTGAAGTAGTAAATGGTAAAGCTTATATAACAATACAGGATACAGGCGTGGGTATTCCTGAAAAGTTACAAAAGCTTATCTGGGAAAGGTTTTATAAGGTTGATGAGTCAAGAAGCCTTGAAAATGGGGTTGGGTTAGGGCTTTCAATTGTAAAAGAGATTATAAAGCTTCATAAACAGAACATCTGGGTTGAAAGTGAGGAAGGTGTTGGCTCAAAGTTTACATTTACGCTTGATTTAAAATAA
- a CDS encoding S1C family serine protease, which yields MTDKFDFETPNYQPSYSPINFEIPKTIRKKKSVKEYIVAGLIGGLIGALLISIFFMAYFGVNFNNFKNDINSTLNSFNLNNSTTTEPITKTVVLNSGNSSFVTDVAQKVGPAVVGIKNKGTAYNWWTDEEQEITIGEGSGVIISKDGYVVTNNHVVSGAKSVTVILSGEKEVPATIVGTDALSDIALLKIDPKYVKAVAPLGDSSKVKVGEFVVAIGNPLGQEFAGTVTFGVVSAVNRKLDMGNGIQIPLIQTDAAINPGNSGGALVNSSGEVIGINTAKISQTGVEGMGFAIPINYVKPIINDLMKYKKVLRPTIGISVMEYYDRSGNVMGMYISRIYPGTGAAKAGLKEGDIILQIDGKKVTTFSDIQSILSNHKIGDVITIRVLRDGQTKDFKVTLGTPIDTTTND from the coding sequence ATGACAGATAAATTTGATTTTGAAACTCCAAACTATCAGCCATCTTACAGCCCTATTAACTTTGAAATTCCCAAAACAATAAGAAAGAAAAAATCAGTAAAAGAGTATATAGTTGCAGGGCTTATAGGAGGTCTCATAGGCGCATTACTAATCTCAATATTCTTTATGGCATATTTTGGTGTAAACTTTAATAATTTCAAAAATGATATTAACTCTACGTTGAATAGTTTCAACTTGAATAATTCCACCACCACAGAACCTATTACAAAAACAGTTGTACTCAATTCTGGTAACAGTTCTTTTGTGACAGATGTGGCACAAAAGGTTGGTCCAGCTGTTGTGGGAATTAAAAACAAAGGAACAGCTTATAACTGGTGGACAGATGAAGAACAGGAAATTACAATTGGTGAGGGGTCTGGAGTTATAATTAGTAAAGATGGTTATGTTGTTACCAATAACCATGTGGTTTCAGGTGCGAAATCTGTTACAGTAATTCTATCTGGCGAAAAGGAAGTGCCGGCTACAATTGTTGGGACTGATGCTTTGAGTGACATAGCGCTTTTGAAAATTGACCCGAAATATGTGAAGGCTGTTGCTCCACTTGGAGACTCATCAAAAGTAAAAGTTGGAGAGTTTGTTGTTGCAATAGGAAATCCTCTTGGGCAAGAGTTTGCTGGAACAGTTACATTTGGTGTTGTGAGTGCGGTCAATAGAAAGCTTGATATGGGAAATGGTATTCAGATTCCGCTGATTCAAACTGATGCCGCGATAAACCCAGGTAACAGTGGAGGAGCACTTGTAAATAGCAGTGGTGAAGTTATTGGTATCAACACAGCAAAGATTTCTCAAACAGGTGTTGAAGGAATGGGCTTTGCTATTCCAATAAACTATGTAAAACCGATTATAAATGATTTGATGAAATATAAAAAGGTTTTAAGACCGACCATAGGTATATCTGTTATGGAGTACTATGACAGGTCTGGTAACGTTATGGGGATGTATATTTCAAGGATTTATCCAGGTACAGGTGCAGCAAAAGCAGGTTTAAAAGAAGGGGATATAATTTTGCAGATAGATGGGAAGAAAGTTACAACATTTTCAGATATTCAGTCAATACTTTCAAATCATAAGATTGGCGATGTAATAACCATAAGAGTGTTGCGAGATGGACAAACAAAGGATTTTAAGGTAACCTTAGGTACTCCTATTGATACAACTACTAACGATTAA
- a CDS encoding NCS2 family permease, translated as MLENIFKLKERKTDVKTEVLAGFTTFITMAYIIFVNPSILSTTGLDKHAVFFATCIGAAVGTLIMALYANLPFALAPGMGLNAFFTYTVCLQMKYTPQQALAAVFISGIIFVIITAVGLRQAIVRSIPQSLKHAMTAGIGLFIAFIGFINSGIVVIDPGSKLPKFCDFTSAFKSLTNDPNINSAIISSRGAIVALIGLLIIGILIAKRVKGAIIIGIIIATVISFPLKIVDLSKFKFSLESFKVSAFNFDFAGLFAAHGQGGGIGAVLLSLFAVILTFTLIDMFDSIGTFVGLADKAGMLDEKGDIPNMDRALMSDAVATVVGSIFGTSTVTTYIESAAGIEEGGRTGLTSLVTGILFILALVIAPFIGLVPSQATAPALIAVGVMMISSIKKIDFNDFEEALPAFLTIVIMPFTYSIANGISAGIIFYVLVKLLRGKAKEIHPVTYILAILFILRFMVIAH; from the coding sequence GTGTTAGAGAATATTTTTAAGCTCAAAGAAAGAAAAACTGATGTAAAGACAGAGGTATTAGCAGGTTTTACTACATTTATCACAATGGCGTACATAATCTTTGTCAATCCCTCTATTCTTAGCACAACGGGGCTTGACAAGCATGCTGTATTTTTTGCAACATGTATTGGTGCAGCAGTAGGAACGCTTATAATGGCACTCTATGCTAATCTTCCATTTGCTCTTGCACCTGGGATGGGGCTTAACGCTTTCTTTACCTACACTGTATGCCTTCAAATGAAATATACTCCACAGCAGGCATTAGCAGCAGTGTTTATATCAGGTATTATATTTGTTATCATCACGGCAGTTGGCCTCAGACAAGCTATAGTTCGTTCTATACCTCAATCTTTAAAACATGCCATGACAGCAGGTATTGGACTTTTTATAGCTTTTATAGGATTTATAAACAGTGGAATAGTAGTAATAGATCCCGGTTCCAAACTTCCAAAGTTCTGCGATTTTACATCTGCTTTTAAGTCTTTGACAAATGACCCGAATATAAACTCAGCAATAATATCTTCACGTGGTGCGATTGTTGCTCTTATAGGACTTTTAATTATCGGTATTTTGATTGCAAAAAGAGTAAAAGGCGCAATTATTATTGGAATAATTATAGCCACAGTAATAAGCTTTCCTTTGAAAATTGTGGATTTGTCGAAATTTAAATTTTCGCTGGAGTCATTTAAAGTCTCTGCCTTCAACTTTGACTTTGCAGGTTTGTTTGCGGCACATGGCCAAGGAGGCGGCATAGGTGCGGTTCTTCTTAGTCTTTTTGCGGTGATATTGACATTTACTCTCATAGATATGTTTGATAGCATCGGGACATTTGTAGGTCTTGCTGATAAGGCTGGGATGCTTGATGAAAAAGGAGATATTCCAAATATGGACAGGGCATTGATGTCTGATGCTGTTGCTACAGTTGTCGGTAGCATATTTGGTACATCTACTGTCACAACCTACATTGAAAGTGCTGCCGGTATAGAAGAAGGTGGAAGAACAGGTCTTACATCCTTGGTCACAGGTATTTTATTTATCCTTGCATTGGTTATTGCACCGTTTATAGGGCTTGTGCCATCCCAGGCAACTGCTCCAGCTTTGATTGCTGTTGGTGTCATGATGATAAGCTCTATAAAAAAGATTGACTTTAACGATTTTGAAGAAGCTCTTCCGGCATTTTTGACAATTGTAATTATGCCGTTTACTTACAGTATTGCAAATGGTATTTCAGCAGGTATTATATTCTACGTTCTGGTTAAACTCTTAAGAGGAAAAGCAAAAGAGATTCATCCAGTAACATACATTCTTGCTATACTCTTTATTTTGAGATTTATGGTTATTGCACACTAA
- the purC gene encoding phosphoribosylaminoimidazolesuccinocarboxamide synthase — MSYVITKLLYEGKAKKVYETDNPDVVVIEYKDDATAFDGTKRGIINNKGVVNNLVSNHFFKILESNKIPTHFIEQIDERKTAVKRVQIIPVEVIVRNIAAGSLSKRLGLEEGAILKRPILEFCYKNDALHDPQVNQYHILALELATEEEIRKIEEYSFKINDVLRNYLKQVNIDLIDFKLEFGRYKGEVILADEISPDTCRFWDTTTKEKLDKDRFRRDLGNVEEAYMEILRRLGLDKK; from the coding sequence ATGAGTTATGTTATTACAAAGCTTTTATATGAAGGCAAAGCAAAAAAGGTTTATGAAACTGACAATCCGGATGTTGTTGTGATTGAATACAAAGATGATGCAACAGCTTTCGACGGTACAAAAAGAGGTATAATTAATAATAAAGGAGTTGTTAACAACTTAGTATCAAACCATTTCTTCAAAATATTAGAGTCCAACAAAATTCCCACACATTTTATTGAACAGATTGATGAGAGAAAGACAGCTGTTAAAAGGGTGCAGATAATTCCAGTTGAGGTTATCGTGAGAAATATAGCTGCAGGTTCATTGTCCAAAAGACTTGGACTTGAAGAAGGAGCGATTTTGAAAAGACCCATCTTAGAATTTTGTTACAAGAACGATGCCCTTCACGACCCTCAGGTAAATCAATACCATATCTTAGCTTTGGAACTTGCAACCGAAGAGGAAATTAGGAAGATTGAAGAGTATTCTTTTAAAATTAACGATGTGCTCAGAAATTATCTAAAACAAGTTAACATTGACCTTATCGACTTCAAACTTGAATTTGGCAGGTACAAGGGAGAGGTAATCTTGGCTGATGAGATTTCTCCAGACACCTGCAGGTTCTGGGATACTACAACTAAGGAAAAGCTTGATAAGGACAGATTTAGAAGAGACCTTGGAAACGTGGAAGAGGCATATATGGAAATATTAAGAAGACTTGGCTTGGATAAAAAGTAA
- the purS gene encoding phosphoribosylformylglycinamidine synthase subunit PurS: MLKAEIFVYLKKSISDPPGIAVLNSLKSLGFNNVEKVRMGKYIVVYLNENDIEKAEEQVKLMCEKLLCNPVMEEYKFNISEE, encoded by the coding sequence ATGCTCAAGGCAGAAATCTTTGTATATTTAAAAAAATCAATTTCAGACCCACCAGGCATTGCTGTGTTAAATTCTTTAAAGAGCCTGGGATTTAATAATGTAGAAAAAGTCAGAATGGGAAAATATATTGTGGTATATCTAAATGAGAATGATATAGAAAAAGCAGAAGAACAAGTAAAACTTATGTGTGAAAAGCTCTTATGCAACCCTGTCATGGAAGAATACAAGTTTAACATTTCGGAGGAGTAA
- the purQ gene encoding phosphoribosylformylglycinamidine synthase subunit PurQ — protein sequence MKFGVVVFPGSNCDSDCFHVIKDVINEDVEYIWHDSDEKLTGFDCIILPGGFSYGDYLRAGAIARFSRVMPRIEEFAQNGGLVIGICNGFQILTESHLLPGALIRNKNLKFICSDQYVKVVNTNTPFTNLYKEGEVINLPIAHGEGNYVVDDETLKQMIQNQQIVLQYCDKYGNVNDETNPNGSILNIAGICNKEKNVFGLMPHPERSSEKILGCEDGKRVFLSIVNYLKSR from the coding sequence ATGAAGTTTGGTGTTGTAGTATTTCCAGGTTCTAACTGTGACAGTGATTGTTTTCATGTTATTAAAGATGTAATAAATGAAGATGTCGAGTATATTTGGCACGACAGTGATGAAAAATTAACGGGGTTTGATTGTATAATCTTGCCTGGCGGATTTTCGTACGGGGATTATTTGAGAGCTGGAGCAATAGCAAGGTTTTCAAGAGTGATGCCAAGAATAGAAGAATTTGCACAAAACGGAGGACTTGTGATAGGTATATGCAATGGGTTTCAGATTCTCACAGAGAGTCATCTTTTGCCAGGTGCGCTGATAAGAAACAAAAATCTTAAGTTTATTTGCAGTGACCAGTACGTAAAGGTAGTGAATACAAATACTCCTTTTACTAATCTCTACAAAGAAGGAGAGGTAATAAACCTGCCTATTGCCCATGGTGAGGGTAACTATGTTGTGGATGATGAAACATTAAAACAAATGATTCAAAATCAGCAGATTGTGCTGCAGTATTGTGACAAATATGGCAACGTCAATGATGAAACAAATCCCAATGGTTCTATTCTAAATATAGCAGGTATATGTAACAAGGAAAAAAATGTTTTTGGACTGATGCCTCATCCTGAAAGAAGCAGCGAGAAAATCCTTGGTTGTGAAGATGGTAAAAGAGTATTTTTAAGCATTGTCAATTATTTAAAGTCGAGGTGA